In a genomic window of Thermodesulfobacteriota bacterium:
- a CDS encoding biopolymer transporter ExbD — MKFKPVKKSKSAGGAIDLTPIVDVVFNLLIFFAVTLSFAATSGGINVKLPSASSADPVETEEITVNLTEDGKLFYNDTSVDLAGLAEKLKEVKNKESIIIIRADSTVPHGKVVQVMDTVKSEGLSKIAIAVDQAPPPDTTNNK, encoded by the coding sequence ATGAAATTCAAGCCCGTAAAGAAATCCAAGTCGGCGGGCGGCGCGATAGACCTGACGCCCATAGTGGACGTGGTTTTCAACCTGCTCATCTTCTTCGCCGTGACGCTCAGCTTCGCGGCGACGTCGGGCGGTATAAACGTGAAGCTGCCGTCGGCGAGCTCCGCCGACCCTGTCGAGACGGAGGAGATCACCGTCAACCTGACGGAGGACGGGAAGCTGTTCTATAACGACACGAGCGTCGATCTCGCGGGCCTTGCGGAAAAGCTCAAGGAAGTCAAAAACAAGGAATCCATCATTATTATAAGGGCCGACAGTACCGTGCCCCACGGAAAGGTCGTTCAGGTTATGGACACCGTAAAGTCGGAGGGGCTCAGCAAGATCGCCATTGCAGTCGACCAGGCGCCCCCGCCGGATACGACAAATAATAAATAG